In Carettochelys insculpta isolate YL-2023 chromosome 21, ASM3395843v1, whole genome shotgun sequence, a single genomic region encodes these proteins:
- the LOC142024129 gene encoding ficolin-2-like has protein sequence MGTVAQLALLAAFCLAAVVCLAEDEPKPEGNSKCCGIRGPPGFPGARGLPGLPGPEGPRGVPGFPGVRGPPGLQGIPGEPGRIGERGEPGLPGLKDEEALNDVLCKKGAKNCKELLARGHVLSGWYTIYSKGCVAITVLCDMDTDGGGWIVFQRRVDGSVDFHRNWDAYKKGFGSQLTEFWLGNDNIHLLTSLGKNELRIDLSNFENKKYFAKYKTFQISSESEQYTLILGDMVEGDAGDSLAYHKDMKFSTADHDNDLDQDNCASTFQGAWWFKNCHEAHLNGAYLPGAHSNAGHGVLWKHGLGDKYSYKLSEMKFRPGS, from the exons ATGGGGACAGTTGCACAGCTCGCCCTCCTTGCTGCGTTCTGCCTAGCAGCAGTGGTTTGCCTGGCTGAGGATGAGCCAAAACCAG AGGGGAATTCAAAGTGCTGCGGAATTCGTGGACCCCCTGGATTTCCTGGAGCACGAG ggctccctgggcTACCAGGACCAGAAG GACCAAGAGGAGTTCCCGGCTTCCCCGGAGTGAGAG GTCCACCAGGACTCCAAGGAATTCCAGGAGAGCCAGGGAGAATAG GAGAAAGAGGTGAACCTGGCCTCCCTGGACTGAAAG ATGAGGAGGCACTGAATGATGTATTGTGTAAGAAAG GAGCAAAGAACTGCAAGGAGCTGCTAGCCAGGGGACACGTTTTGAGCGGTTGGTACACCATCTACTCCAAAGGCTGTGTTGCCATAACTGTGCTGTGTGACATGGACACTGATGGTGGGGGATGGATT GTTTTCCAGAGGCGGGTGGATGGGTCAGTGGATTTTCATCGCAACTgggatgcatacaagaaaggTTTTGGGAGCCAACTGACAGAATTTTGGTTGGGAAATGACAACATCCATCTGCTGACATCACTTG GAAAAAATGAACTGCGAATTGACCTTAGCAACTTTGAAAATAAGAAATATTTTGCCAAGTATAAAACATTCCAAATTTCCAGTGAGTCCGAGCAGTACACACTGATTCTTGGGGACATGGTGGAGGGTGATGCAG GGGATTCATTAGCCTACCACAAGGACATGAAGTTTTCAACTGCAGACCATGACAATGATCTGGACCAGGATAATTGTGCAAGCACCTTTCAAGGAGCCTGGTGGTTCAAGAACTGCCACGAGGCCCACCTGAATGGGGCGTACTTGCCAGGAGCCCACAGTAATGCTGGTCATGGTGTGCTCTGGAAGCATGGCCTGGGGGACAAGTATTCCTATAAGCTCTCTGAAATGAAATTCAGGCCTGGCTCATAG
- the LOC142024119 gene encoding ficolin-1-like, with the protein MGRTAQKVLIFFRCLVLTVCQGHSSCPEVMVLNLNSTNKEIILQGCAGIPGSTGPKGDPGITGITGEWGLQGIPGTPGRHGRKGERGNAGLRGQKGNKGAVGDAGHPGISGLVLLEETKYTKGAKNCKELLDRGNILSGWYTIYPQDRITMPVLCDMDTDGGGWTVFQRRVDGSIDFSRGWKSYKRGFGSQLTEFWLGNENIHLLTSLGTNMLRIDLRDVDDNYEFAIYASFQIAGETEKYRLLLGTFVNGTAGDSLSKHNGMMFTTEDHDNDVWHSNCARSSKGGWWYKACQTSNLNGLYLKGDHESYADGVNWSSGKGQNNSYVMSEMKIRPV; encoded by the exons AGGTAATGGTACTGAATCTTAACAGTACCAACAAAGAGATCATTCTCCAAGGCTGTGCGGGAATTCCAGGTTCTACAGGGCCCAAAGGAGACCCAGGAATTACAGGAATTACAG GAGAATGGGGACTTCAGGGGATCCCTGGAACACCAGGACGACATGGCCGTAAAG GGGAAAGAGGTAATGCTGGCCTCCGTGGACAGAAAG GtaacaaaggagctgtgggagaCGCTGGACACCCTGGAATTTCTG GACTGGTACTGCTGGAGGAAACAAAGTATACTAAAG GAGCAAAGAACTGCAAGGAGCTGTTAGACAGAGGGAACATCTTAAGTGGCTGGTACACCATCTACCCCCAAGACCGTATCACTATGCCCGTGCTGTGTGACATGGACACAGATGGTGGAGGATGGACA GTATTCCAGAGACGGGTGGATGGCTCCATAGATTTTTCCCGTGGCTGGAAATCATACAAGAGAGGATTTGGCAGCCAGCTGACAGAGTTCTGGCTTGGGAATGAAAATATCCACCTTTTAACATCCCTTG GAACCAATATGCTTCGCATCGATCTCAGAGATGTTGACGACAACTATGAATTTGCTATATATGCATCATTCCAAATTGCAGGAGAGACGGAGAAATACAGGCTGCTCCTTGGAACCTTTGTTAATGGCACAGCAG GGGATTCTTTAAGTAAACACAATGGCATGATGTTTACAACCGAAGACCATGATAATGATGTGTGGCATAGTAACTGCGCTAGATCATCTAAAGGGGGCTGGTGGTACAAGGCTTGCCAGACGTCCAACCTGAACGGCTTATACCTGAAAGGAGACCATGAAAGTTATGCTGATGGGGTGAACTGGTCTTCAGGGAAAGGGCAAAATAACTCCTACGTGATGTCTGAGATGAAAATAAGGCCCGTGTAG